The nucleotide window TCTTACGACCCTATGGCAGCTCAGATTATACAGAACTATAACATGGAGAAACCTGTCGTTTCCTATATTCGCCACAATGAGAATCTGACGTATCATGTCGATGATGAAGCAAGTGGGCAGAAGTATCTGCTACGTATCCATCAAGCCGCATATGCAAGTATGACAGGCATTCAGCATACGCTTCCTGCACTGGAGGCGGAGATGAACCTGCTTCATGAATTAAACGCAACGACAACATTGCGCGTGCAGCATCCGGTACGCAATGTGTCGGGAGACTGGGTCACGGTATGGACAAGTGAAGCGGGTAAAGAAATCTGCTGTACCGTACTAGAGTGGATTGAGGGCAGGGACATCCAGCAGGGAGAACGCCTGACAACAGAGCAAATCTATGACCTAGGTGTCCAACTGCAGATGCTTCATCAATATGGACGTGTACAGGTGGAAGGCAACGATCATCAGCGGACAGGAAGAGAGATGAGCCAGCTAGATCGAACGAAGGTACGGCCGGCATATGGCAACACCCATGAGAATTTGGTCATGCTAGGGCAGTTGGAGGAAGGCGTCCGACTTGGGATTTTTACAACGGAAGACTTTGATCTGCTTCGAGAGACGTTCGAGAACATTAATGAGCAGCTGGAAACATACCCGCACGATGAAAAGACACGGGGAGTTATTCATGGGGATATTACGCGCAACAATCTGCTGATAACGGATGAGGGGATTTCCATGATTGATTTTTGTCTACACGGTTATGGTTATTATCTTTTCGATGCCGGAGGGGCAGCGCTGATGTTCAATCGGGAGGAACGTGACATATTTTTATCCGGTTACACGAAACAGATCGCACCACTGACAGATCGTGATATCCGATTAATGGAAGGGTTTATGTTGATCTTTACGCTGGGTTATTATGCCTTTCAGATGGCAAATGAATCGAGACATGAATGGATGAAAGATCGCATGCCGAAGTTATGCAGCAAGTATTGCAGACCTTATGTACAGAGCGAGAGTATTTTCTATGAACTGTGAATTATAGTCCAGATGTACAGATCCAGATGGGCTACTGAGCAGTGTGGTTTGAAGAATATGGTTGCAGAATACCCGA belongs to Paenibacillus sp. FSL H8-0079 and includes:
- a CDS encoding phosphotransferase translates to MIITTDQTSYDPMAAQIIQNYNMEKPVVSYIRHNENLTYHVDDEASGQKYLLRIHQAAYASMTGIQHTLPALEAEMNLLHELNATTTLRVQHPVRNVSGDWVTVWTSEAGKEICCTVLEWIEGRDIQQGERLTTEQIYDLGVQLQMLHQYGRVQVEGNDHQRTGREMSQLDRTKVRPAYGNTHENLVMLGQLEEGVRLGIFTTEDFDLLRETFENINEQLETYPHDEKTRGVIHGDITRNNLLITDEGISMIDFCLHGYGYYLFDAGGAALMFNREERDIFLSGYTKQIAPLTDRDIRLMEGFMLIFTLGYYAFQMANESRHEWMKDRMPKLCSKYCRPYVQSESIFYEL